Part of the Candidatus Methylarchaceae archaeon HK02M2 genome is shown below.
TTTGTAAAATAATACCCACAATTAGAAGGGCATAGGTTATAATAGTACAAATTTGTAAATTAAGAATAACTGTCCTTACTCCGAAGACTACTGGGAGAGATCGAACATTATTTTCTTTATCTCCCTTTACATCTCGTAAATCGCCCATGGTTGTAGTTAAAAACATTAATGATAGGAAGAAAGGTAAGAAAATCAAGAAGAGAGGGGTCAGTTCGTTTGTTACTGCACTGTACCCAACCAGTGGAACGAAAGCCCACCCATAGGCCACGAAGAAGGGTTTGATGACAAATCCTTTAATTCGCCAACGGGAGTAAACTACACCACTAAGAACGGGTCCTACTAACATTAAGCCTAAAGCTAAGTATCGACCTAGAGCAAGCATTGGAATTGTGCTAATTCCCAATAAAATTATTAGAAACGTTTTACACTCCTGTACAGATAGCTCTCCCGTAACTAGAGGACGATGAGGAGAATTAATTCGATCTTCATCAAGATCAGTAAGTTGATTATAACCATAAGAAAAAGCTGCTATAGCTGCAATTGAAATTAACGCAATAAGAGCATATCCTAGTGTATCGTACCCAATTCCTGCATAAATGACGCCTACTAACCCATTGGTTACCCCCATCAGAACTACTGAGGGCCTTACTAATTTTTTATAGGAATGAAAGAGAGTTTTTGGCGATCGTGAAGGAACCAAATTCTCTTTGAGTGCATACATTTTAAGACTTGCTCCACCCTTTCCACCTAAAGTTTCAGTTTTAAAGATCCAAAAAAAGATGGATATCTGCAAAAAAAAAATGAAGGGGAGAAGAAAAATTATCCTTGTTTTAACTGTTTTTTGATATAATGAATAGCAGTTGATAGTTTCTTTTTTAGACGGGGATCATCTAGAGTATGTAAATTACGACTCTTCAGTACGTTCTTACAGGCAATTTCAACAATAGCATGCCCATACATTTCAGGATCTTTAGGAACTAACCGTTTTTGTTCAAGAAAATTACATAATCGCCGACTAAGGGATAAAATCTCCTTTTTCTGAGAAGTTGTGACAGAAGTCAGATCTATGTCTGCTATTAGACGAGTCATATAAAAGCGGATAACATCAAAGGTTTCTCTGGATCCGCGTTTCTTATAAAACTCATTATAGGCACCTGATCGAACTGCCTTGAATTTTGCTGCTGCGATATCTTTTTTATCAAGATTTAGTCCTAATTGATCATTAATTTCAAATACAGTAGTCCAAGGAATTGAACGACAAGATACCCTAAGTAAAGCTTCAATATAACCTAAGATTCGACAGATGACTGACTCATCTGCCACCATTTTTGTACAGTCCGTTTTATGAAGCTCGGCAACTGCATTGTCAATCAATGGTTCAGGAAACCATTGAGTTAAAATCATAGAAAAATAAATATTTCGCTTAATTGTCTTAGAATCTAGCTCATTTTCTTGAGAAGCGATGCTCTGATGAATATGTTTAAGTTTACGAAAGCTCTTATCATCATGACGGGATAAATGACCGATCTGGCTACCCAATTTCCAGCGCTGAGTTTTAAAGGTTGGACTTTCATATCCTGGATCTTCAAACTCTAATTCAGGAGATTCTGGTGAAGCGTTTTCCATGTAATCATCAATATCAACAAAACTAGTTATTTCTGGGCGTTTAATCAACATTTTCCCAGCGAAATCGGATTCTTGTTCCGTATTTTCTGAATCCATTAAGATGGAAACACTCCTATGCGTCATCATTCTAAGGGCTTTATTCTATTTAAATATAACACGCTGCTGTCCAAGTAAAGTATACTTTAATTTGATTATTTTAGATTGTTACTGATTTGACTTGACTCCAGCGAGGATTTCGTGTCATGGTTAGCGGATATCGGAGGGACAAAATCACGAGATCGATTATGTAGGTGAGTTTGATATGTCACTTTTGCAAAGCATCATGGGGAATTGTAATTTTTTTTCATAAAAGTGCAAAGTTTGCAAACTTCCTCCATAAACATTTATTGTTTTTTAGTCAAAAAAACCCAGAATGCAGAGTTTGTGTCTGTGGACCTACCTCTAAAATCATAAAAAAATTCAGTTTTCGGCAGTAGGAACAGAACGCTCTTTGACCTTTTCTTTACCTTTCTTTGTTCTATAGAAAATAAACAAGGGAACTATGATCATTAAAAATCGTATAATCTCTAAAGCGGACAAAGAAAGATCGATCTGTGCATTATCCGAAGATGTTCCTGGTGA
Proteins encoded:
- a CDS encoding UbiA family prenyltransferase gives rise to the protein MYALKENLVPSRSPKTLFHSYKKLVRPSVVLMGVTNGLVGVIYAGIGYDTLGYALIALISIAAIAAFSYGYNQLTDLDEDRINSPHRPLVTGELSVQECKTFLIILLGISTIPMLALGRYLALGLMLVGPVLSGVVYSRWRIKGFVIKPFFVAYGWAFVPLVGYSAVTNELTPLFLIFLPFFLSLMFLTTTMGDLRDVKGDKENNVRSLPVVFGVRTVILNLQICTIITYALLIVGIILQILPVDATCGLLGGLLLLRYTRSPNVLSRQKGMKKSLARFSWMTSLGLVVGRIITIFVGILI